A window of Theropithecus gelada isolate Dixy chromosome 14, Tgel_1.0, whole genome shotgun sequence contains these coding sequences:
- the CEP57 gene encoding centrosomal protein of 57 kDa isoform X2: MAAASVSAASGSQLSNILAEPSRSNGSVVRHSSSPYVVYPSDKPFLNSDLRRSPSKPTLAYPESNSRAIFSALKNLQDKIRRLELERIQAEESVKTLSRETIEYKKVLDEQIQERENSKNEESKHNQELTSQLLAAENKCNLLEKQLEYMRNMIKHAEMERTSVLEKQVSLERERQHDLTHVQSQLEKLDLLEQEYNKLTTMQALAEKKMQELEAKLHEEEQERKRMQAKAAELQTGLETNRLTFEDKATPRVPSARRIKKKKSKPPEKSTSPSHAVVANVQLVLHLMKQHSKALCNDRVINSIPLAKQVSSRGGKSKKLSVTSPSNGINEELAEVLQTLQDEFGQMSFDHQQLAKLIQESPTVELKDKLECELEALVGRMEAKANQITKVRKYQAQLEKQKLEKQKKELKATKKTLDEEGNSSSRSGITGTTNKKDFTKLRPGEKGRKNLQLLKDMQTIQNSLQSSSLCWDY; this comes from the exons aacatcTTAGCTGAGCCATCAAGGTCTAATGGAAGCGTGGTTCGGCATTCTTCATCTCCATATGTAGTATATCCTTCGGATAAGCCTTTCCTTAATAGTGATCTACGACGCTCCCCAAGTAAGCCTACACTTGCCTATCCAGAAAGCAACAGCAGAG CCATATTTTCTGCTCTTAAGAATCTTCAAGATAAGATTCGACGCTTGGAACTTGAGAGgattcaggcagaagaaagtgtGAAAACCTTGTCTAGAGAAACAATTGAATATAAGAAAGTACTGGATGAACAGATACAAGAAAGGGAGAATTCAAAGAATGAGGAATCAAAGCACAATCAAG AACTGACATCTCAGTTGTTAGCtgcagaaaataaatgcaatctATTAGAAAAACAATTGGAATACATGCGAAATATGATAAAGCATGCAGAAATGGAGAGGACATCTGTGTTAGAGAAACAA gtttctctagAAAGAGAACGACAACATGATCTAACACATGTTCAGAGCCAACTTGAAAAATTGGATCTACTTGAACAGGAGTATAACAAACTTACCACAATGCAGGCCCTTGCAGAA aaaaaaatgcaagagtTGGAAGCAAAACTCCATGAAGAAGAACAGGAAAGGAAACGCATGCAAGCTAAGGCAGCTGAG TTGCAGACTGGTCTAGAAACAAATAGACTTACTTTTGAAGATAAGGCAACTCCACGTGTTCCCAGTgcaagaagaattaaaaaaaagaagtcaaaaccACCAGAAAAG tcCACAAGTCCTAGCCATGCCGTGGTAGCCAATGTTCAGCTTGTCTTGCATCTGATGAAGCAACACAGTAAAGCTTTGTGCAATGATCGAGTCATCAACAGTATTCCTTTGGCAAAGCAAGTATCTTCACGAGGTGGTAAAAGTAAGAAGTTGTCAGTAACATCTCCCTCCAACGGTATTAATGAGGAGCTGGCAGAAGTCTTACAGACTTTACAGGACGAATTTGGGCAAATGAGCtt TGATCACCAGCAGCTTGCAAAACTTATCCAGGAGTCACCAACTGTTGAACTGAAAGACAAGTTAGAGTGTGAATTGGAGGCATTAGTGGGAAGGATGGAAGCAAAAGCCAACCAAATAACTAAAGTTCGAAAATACCAAGCCCAG CTGGAGAAACAGAAGTTAGAGAAGCAGAAGAAGGAATTAAAAGCTACCAAAAAGACTCTTGATGAAGAAGGAAACAGCAGCAGCCGTTCTGGAATCACAGGGACCACAAATAAGAAAGATTTTACCAAACTCAGACCTggagaaaaaggcagaaaaaatctTCAGTTATTGAAGGACATGCAAACCATACAGAATTCACTACAAAGCAGTAGTTTGTGTTGGGATTACTGA
- the CEP57 gene encoding centrosomal protein of 57 kDa isoform X1 → MAAASVSAASGSQLSNILAEPSRSNGSVVRHSSSPYVVYPSDKPFLNSDLRRSPSKPTLAYPESNSRAIFSALKNLQDKIRRLELERIQAEESVKTLSRETIEYKKVLDEQIQERENSKNEESKHNQELTSQLLAAENKCNLLEKQLEYMRNMIKHAEMERTSVLEKQVSLERERQHDLTHVQSQLEKLDLLEQEYNKLTTMQALAEKKMQELEAKLHEEEQERKRMQAKAAELQTGLETNRLTFEDKATPRVPSARRIKKKKSKPPEKKSSRNYFGAQPHYRLCLGDMPFVAGKSTSPSHAVVANVQLVLHLMKQHSKALCNDRVINSIPLAKQVSSRGGKSKKLSVTSPSNGINEELAEVLQTLQDEFGQMSFDHQQLAKLIQESPTVELKDKLECELEALVGRMEAKANQITKVRKYQAQLEKQKLEKQKKELKATKKTLDEEGNSSSRSGITGTTNKKDFTKLRPGEKGRKNLQLLKDMQTIQNSLQSSSLCWDY, encoded by the exons aacatcTTAGCTGAGCCATCAAGGTCTAATGGAAGCGTGGTTCGGCATTCTTCATCTCCATATGTAGTATATCCTTCGGATAAGCCTTTCCTTAATAGTGATCTACGACGCTCCCCAAGTAAGCCTACACTTGCCTATCCAGAAAGCAACAGCAGAG CCATATTTTCTGCTCTTAAGAATCTTCAAGATAAGATTCGACGCTTGGAACTTGAGAGgattcaggcagaagaaagtgtGAAAACCTTGTCTAGAGAAACAATTGAATATAAGAAAGTACTGGATGAACAGATACAAGAAAGGGAGAATTCAAAGAATGAGGAATCAAAGCACAATCAAG AACTGACATCTCAGTTGTTAGCtgcagaaaataaatgcaatctATTAGAAAAACAATTGGAATACATGCGAAATATGATAAAGCATGCAGAAATGGAGAGGACATCTGTGTTAGAGAAACAA gtttctctagAAAGAGAACGACAACATGATCTAACACATGTTCAGAGCCAACTTGAAAAATTGGATCTACTTGAACAGGAGTATAACAAACTTACCACAATGCAGGCCCTTGCAGAA aaaaaaatgcaagagtTGGAAGCAAAACTCCATGAAGAAGAACAGGAAAGGAAACGCATGCAAGCTAAGGCAGCTGAG TTGCAGACTGGTCTAGAAACAAATAGACTTACTTTTGAAGATAAGGCAACTCCACGTGTTCCCAGTgcaagaagaattaaaaaaaagaagtcaaaaccACCAGAAAAG AAAAGTTCTAGGAACTATTTTGGTGCACAACCACATTATAGATTATGCTTGGGAGATATGCCATTTGTAGCTGGGAAG tcCACAAGTCCTAGCCATGCCGTGGTAGCCAATGTTCAGCTTGTCTTGCATCTGATGAAGCAACACAGTAAAGCTTTGTGCAATGATCGAGTCATCAACAGTATTCCTTTGGCAAAGCAAGTATCTTCACGAGGTGGTAAAAGTAAGAAGTTGTCAGTAACATCTCCCTCCAACGGTATTAATGAGGAGCTGGCAGAAGTCTTACAGACTTTACAGGACGAATTTGGGCAAATGAGCtt TGATCACCAGCAGCTTGCAAAACTTATCCAGGAGTCACCAACTGTTGAACTGAAAGACAAGTTAGAGTGTGAATTGGAGGCATTAGTGGGAAGGATGGAAGCAAAAGCCAACCAAATAACTAAAGTTCGAAAATACCAAGCCCAG CTGGAGAAACAGAAGTTAGAGAAGCAGAAGAAGGAATTAAAAGCTACCAAAAAGACTCTTGATGAAGAAGGAAACAGCAGCAGCCGTTCTGGAATCACAGGGACCACAAATAAGAAAGATTTTACCAAACTCAGACCTggagaaaaaggcagaaaaaatctTCAGTTATTGAAGGACATGCAAACCATACAGAATTCACTACAAAGCAGTAGTTTGTGTTGGGATTACTGA